A region from the Agrobacterium cucumeris genome encodes:
- a CDS encoding IclR family transcriptional regulator: MSRQMTVDVAMPDNKTPNAQQHEPVPGRARKTESETGTLGKAVSLLELIASAEKPMRFTDVVEASGQPRGTVHRQLAHLLAEGLIDHANDQTYAVGLRLLQFAAKAWSGNDLRSVAAPHLAALQEVTQESVHLAVLNGGQVTYLDKIEGRHTLRMHSQVGKTSPAYCTGVGKAALSLLSADALANLATGLEFHRFTENTIITPEALVTDVSAIRVQGYGFDLQEHEIGIHCAAAPVHAPGRSFLAAISVTGPAYRVDVEQLYKWAPLVRETADKISAELACRLSPVADG, translated from the coding sequence ATGTCAAGGCAGATGACGGTGGATGTTGCCATGCCCGATAATAAAACCCCCAATGCCCAACAGCATGAGCCTGTTCCCGGTCGCGCCCGAAAAACAGAAAGCGAGACCGGCACGCTCGGGAAGGCCGTCTCGCTTCTGGAGCTTATCGCCTCTGCGGAAAAACCGATGCGTTTTACCGATGTGGTCGAGGCGAGTGGCCAGCCGCGCGGCACGGTCCACCGCCAGCTCGCCCATCTTCTTGCCGAAGGCCTGATCGACCATGCCAACGACCAGACCTATGCTGTCGGCCTGAGATTGTTGCAATTTGCGGCCAAAGCCTGGAGCGGCAATGATCTGCGCAGCGTCGCTGCGCCGCATCTGGCGGCGTTGCAGGAGGTGACGCAGGAATCCGTGCATCTCGCCGTTCTGAATGGCGGGCAGGTCACCTATCTCGACAAGATCGAGGGCAGACATACCCTGCGCATGCATTCGCAGGTCGGCAAGACCTCGCCCGCCTATTGCACGGGCGTTGGCAAGGCGGCGCTGTCCCTGCTGTCTGCTGATGCGCTCGCAAACCTCGCCACCGGGCTGGAGTTCCACCGCTTTACGGAAAACACGATCATAACGCCGGAGGCGCTGGTAACGGATGTGTCGGCCATCCGCGTGCAAGGTTACGGTTTCGACCTTCAGGAACACGAGATCGGCATTCATTGCGCCGCCGCGCCGGTCCATGCGCCGGGACGCAGTTTCCTTGCGGCGATTTCCGTCACCGGCCCCGCCTATAGGGTGGATGTGGAACAGCTTTACAAATGGGCGCCGCTGGTGCGCGAAACCGCTGATAAAATTTCGGCGGAGCTTGCCTGCCGATTATCGCCGGTTGCCGATGGTTGA
- a CDS encoding helix-turn-helix transcriptional regulator, translating to MQKTETAAVQAIGVDCVREIAGLNTQFDIFRFLKRLTEAWEFRAFMVLDLSSELASELSQYTIITSWPAELLQRYDEEGMLQNSKVMAQLKKSTVPFSVAMDFLDGGNEPIAKKNVIGLFERFEMINSVWFPVHDITTTRGAVSFSGNKTILPASRLAELFYISSHVFARLSEIRRLDLRVPETLSEREIDCLNWTAAGKTSAEIAEIMMLSEHTINHYLNRATKKLDTVNRTQAVAKALRVGLIK from the coding sequence ATGCAGAAAACAGAGACGGCCGCCGTTCAGGCGATTGGTGTTGATTGCGTTCGCGAGATCGCCGGTCTGAACACGCAATTCGACATATTCCGGTTCTTGAAACGGTTGACGGAGGCCTGGGAGTTCAGGGCCTTCATGGTGCTTGACCTGTCATCCGAACTGGCGAGCGAGCTGTCGCAATATACCATCATCACCAGCTGGCCGGCCGAGCTTCTGCAGCGTTACGACGAAGAGGGCATGCTGCAGAACAGCAAGGTGATGGCGCAGCTCAAAAAATCGACGGTACCCTTTTCCGTTGCCATGGATTTCCTGGATGGAGGCAACGAACCGATCGCCAAAAAGAACGTGATCGGCCTGTTCGAGCGATTTGAGATGATCAACTCCGTTTGGTTTCCCGTTCACGATATCACCACCACCCGGGGCGCGGTGTCTTTCTCCGGCAACAAGACGATCTTGCCGGCAAGCCGGCTGGCGGAACTGTTTTACATTTCCAGCCATGTCTTTGCCCGGCTATCGGAAATCCGTCGTCTTGATCTCAGGGTTCCCGAAACATTGAGCGAGCGCGAGATCGACTGTCTGAACTGGACGGCGGCCGGAAAAACCAGCGCCGAAATCGCTGAAATCATGATGTTGTCGGAACATACGATCAATCATTACCTCAACCGCGCGACGAAAAAACTCGACACGGTCAACCGCACCCAGGCCGTCGCCAAGGCGCTGCGGGTAGGTTTGATAAAATAG
- a CDS encoding CmpA/NrtA family ABC transporter substrate-binding protein → MPERHKVKAGFSPTVDCAVLIVAAEKGFAADEGIELQLVRKQSARAVLTALAEDEVHIAHLPAPVPVGSAVGLDELPADIIGVFTLSLGGSATTVSHEFYDELYREGLKLPDPAAFGRAMARVCAARRAAGKNPPVFAVEDIVSTPFYMLRYLLGSCGVLLGRDMEIVEALPKAMPGLLENGKVDALCTAEPAGSAVVLGGAGRIVTTGALIWQNAPEKILAGKRQWTEENATLLEGLLRALYRAGEWCANSANIEELTGILAAPHYMDENGEFLLPALTGYISTSQRDMRRFQEFFVTSAKAANFPWQSQALWFFSQMLRWGEVPAECRFDAAVVEAARNAYRPDIFRKAMKPLFVPVPGANLKLEGTLREQVHVGASRTGLVLGPDCFFDGRVFDPETLDMDDEI, encoded by the coding sequence TTGCCGGAGCGGCATAAGGTAAAAGCGGGATTTTCTCCGACTGTCGATTGCGCCGTGCTGATAGTCGCTGCCGAAAAAGGCTTTGCTGCCGATGAAGGCATAGAACTGCAACTCGTCCGAAAACAATCCGCACGCGCTGTCTTGACCGCGCTTGCCGAGGATGAGGTTCACATCGCCCATCTGCCCGCGCCGGTGCCGGTCGGTTCCGCAGTTGGCCTTGATGAGCTGCCGGCCGATATTATCGGCGTTTTCACGCTTTCCCTCGGCGGATCGGCAACCACCGTTTCGCACGAATTTTACGACGAGCTTTACCGTGAAGGTTTGAAGCTTCCGGACCCCGCGGCCTTCGGGCGGGCCATGGCCCGCGTCTGCGCGGCGCGCCGTGCTGCAGGTAAAAACCCGCCGGTCTTTGCGGTCGAGGATATCGTGTCCACACCGTTTTATATGTTGCGTTATCTGCTTGGAAGCTGCGGTGTGCTGCTCGGCCGGGACATGGAAATCGTCGAAGCCCTGCCGAAAGCCATGCCCGGCCTGCTGGAAAACGGCAAGGTCGATGCGCTCTGTACCGCCGAACCGGCGGGCAGCGCCGTGGTGCTGGGCGGCGCCGGGCGGATTGTCACGACCGGGGCGCTGATCTGGCAAAATGCGCCGGAAAAGATACTGGCCGGCAAGCGGCAGTGGACTGAGGAAAACGCCACCCTGCTGGAAGGGCTGCTGCGAGCGCTCTACCGCGCCGGCGAATGGTGCGCCAATTCCGCCAATATCGAGGAACTGACGGGCATCCTCGCCGCCCCTCATTATATGGACGAGAACGGCGAGTTCCTGCTGCCGGCGCTGACGGGCTATATTTCCACTTCGCAGAGGGACATGCGGCGTTTTCAGGAGTTTTTCGTGACCAGCGCCAAGGCCGCAAATTTTCCGTGGCAGAGCCAGGCGCTTTGGTTCTTCAGCCAGATGTTGCGTTGGGGCGAGGTTCCCGCCGAATGTCGGTTCGACGCGGCCGTGGTGGAGGCCGCGCGCAACGCTTATCGGCCGGATATTTTCCGCAAGGCGATGAAGCCGCTTTTCGTGCCGGTGCCGGGCGCCAATCTGAAACTCGAAGGCACGCTCAGGGAGCAGGTGCATGTCGGCGCGTCGCGCACGGGCCTCGTCCTTGGCCCGGACTGTTTTTTTGACGGCCGGGTCTTTGATCCTGAAACGCTCGATATGGACGACGAAATCTGA
- a CDS encoding Mrp/NBP35 family ATP-binding protein yields the protein MADVSKNQVEKALEAVIYPGSGKSIVALGMVSEIFIADAKAYFSITVPSDKAQEMEPLRLAAEKAARGVPGIVGAVVALTADRKPGQQQQPPRPAAATGRPAAQPRSSKVGVPGVGAIIAVASGKGGVGKSTTSVNLALGLQALGLKVGMLDADIYGPSIPKLLKISGRPQQQEDRIILPMENYGLKVMSMGFLVDEEAAMIWRGPMVQSALMQMLREVAWGELDVLVLDMPPGTGDAQLTIAQQVPLAGAVIVSTPQDLALIDARKGITMFRKVEVPLLGVIENMSYFIAPDTGARYDIFGHGGAKAEAERIGVPFLGEVPLTISIREMSDAGTPVVVAEPDGPQAAIYRDIAEKVWARIGAGERKAAPKIVFE from the coding sequence ATGGCAGACGTCAGCAAGAACCAGGTGGAAAAGGCTCTGGAAGCCGTCATCTATCCCGGCAGCGGCAAAAGCATCGTGGCGCTCGGCATGGTCTCGGAAATCTTCATTGCCGATGCGAAAGCCTATTTTTCGATTACCGTTCCCTCCGACAAGGCGCAGGAGATGGAGCCGTTGCGACTTGCCGCTGAAAAGGCGGCGAGGGGCGTTCCGGGCATTGTCGGCGCCGTGGTCGCGCTGACGGCGGATCGCAAGCCCGGCCAGCAGCAACAGCCGCCGCGCCCCGCCGCTGCAACCGGCCGCCCGGCTGCGCAGCCGCGCTCCTCCAAGGTGGGCGTGCCGGGTGTTGGCGCCATCATCGCCGTCGCCTCTGGCAAGGGCGGGGTCGGCAAGTCCACGACATCAGTCAATCTGGCGCTTGGTCTTCAGGCGCTCGGCCTCAAGGTCGGTATGCTCGATGCCGATATTTACGGCCCTTCTATTCCCAAACTCCTGAAGATTTCCGGCCGCCCGCAGCAGCAGGAAGACCGCATCATCCTTCCCATGGAAAATTACGGGCTGAAGGTCATGTCCATGGGCTTCCTGGTGGATGAGGAAGCGGCGATGATCTGGCGCGGACCGATGGTGCAGTCCGCCCTGATGCAGATGCTGCGCGAAGTTGCCTGGGGCGAACTCGACGTGCTGGTGCTGGACATGCCGCCCGGCACGGGCGATGCACAGCTGACCATCGCCCAGCAGGTGCCGCTTGCCGGCGCCGTCATCGTCTCCACGCCGCAGGATCTGGCGCTGATCGATGCGCGCAAGGGCATCACCATGTTCCGCAAGGTGGAAGTGCCGCTGCTCGGCGTCATCGAGAACATGAGCTACTTCATCGCCCCGGATACCGGCGCGCGCTACGATATTTTCGGTCATGGCGGTGCGAAGGCCGAAGCCGAGCGGATCGGCGTGCCGTTCCTCGGCGAAGTGCCGCTCACCATCTCCATCCGTGAAATGTCGGATGCCGGCACGCCTGTTGTCGTCGCCGAGCCGGATGGCCCGCAGGCAGCGATCTATCGCGATATCGCCGAAAAAGTCTGGGCGCGCATCGGTGCGGGTGAGAGAAAAGCCGCGCCGAAGATCGTTTTCGAATAA
- a CDS encoding magnesium transporter CorA family protein: MIKAYRANCEAISLSPDDGSGQIPDDIVWIDIVNPDRAEEQHVEKLLGLDLPTREDLKDIEPSSRLYMEDGNVFMTASLVWKADSDDPRLTDVAFILAGKRLVTIRYAEPKSFHLFIAAITRVPHEMRSGTALLLKLLETIVDRTAEILENSVTGIDNLAADILGSQARSKRKAPRYLEDRLTNIAAYHRLISKVRVSLASLARLQTFLSTSDQARGDKEAREQGKSIGRDIQSLNEHAAFVSGNLTFLLDASLGIINIEQNGIIKIFSIASVVFLPPTLVASVYGMNFQLMPELNWTFGYPLALVIMLMSAIIPFLFFRWKGWL, encoded by the coding sequence TTGATAAAAGCCTATCGCGCCAATTGCGAGGCGATCAGCCTGTCGCCAGACGACGGCTCCGGACAGATTCCCGACGACATCGTCTGGATCGACATCGTCAATCCCGACAGGGCGGAAGAGCAGCATGTGGAAAAACTGCTGGGGCTCGATCTGCCCACCCGTGAGGATCTGAAGGATATCGAACCCTCCAGCCGCCTGTATATGGAAGACGGCAATGTCTTTATGACCGCCTCTCTCGTATGGAAGGCAGATTCGGACGATCCGCGCCTCACCGATGTCGCCTTCATTCTTGCCGGCAAGCGCCTTGTGACGATCCGTTATGCCGAGCCGAAATCCTTCCACCTCTTCATCGCCGCCATCACCCGCGTGCCGCACGAAATGCGCAGCGGCACGGCCCTGCTTCTGAAGCTCTTGGAAACCATCGTCGACCGCACGGCGGAAATTCTCGAAAATTCGGTCACCGGCATCGACAATCTCGCCGCCGACATACTCGGCAGCCAGGCACGTTCCAAACGCAAGGCGCCGCGTTATCTCGAAGACCGTCTTACCAACATCGCCGCCTATCACCGGCTGATCTCCAAGGTCCGCGTCAGCCTCGCATCGCTGGCGCGGCTGCAGACCTTCCTCTCCACCAGCGATCAGGCGCGCGGGGATAAGGAAGCGCGGGAACAGGGCAAGTCGATCGGCCGCGATATCCAGTCGCTGAACGAACATGCCGCCTTCGTTTCCGGCAATCTGACGTTTCTGCTGGATGCCTCTCTCGGCATCATCAATATCGAGCAGAACGGCATCATCAAGATTTTCTCCATCGCTTCGGTGGTGTTCCTGCCGCCAACGCTGGTGGCCTCGGTTTATGGAATGAACTTTCAGCTCATGCCGGAGTTGAACTGGACATTTGGTTATCCACTCGCGCTCGTCATCATGCTGATGTCCGCAATCATTCCGTTTCTCTTTTTTCGTTGGAAGGGCTGGCTCTAA
- a CDS encoding potassium transporter Kup translates to MSQIVDKDVAEKPDADDKHQNKGLYAAILGSIGVVYGDIGTSPLYAFREALRPIAYDGVTREEVIGLTSLMIWALTIIVTFKYITLLLRADNDGEGGTLSLLALLMKTAGTHRGVLIVLGLIGAALFLGDAMITPALSVLSAVEGLKLVTPAMDDFIIPISVCILIGLFAIQSHGTGTVAKFFGPITAVWFLVMGLAGLIHIADDFGILFAFNPWHAVEFLANEGFYGIVVLGAVFLTITGAEALYADLGHFGRRPIQWAWFCLVFPALTLNYLGQGALVLKDPAAMSNPFYLMFPQWAILPAVILATAATIIASQAVITGAFSLVRQAIHLGYLPRMEILFTSETNTGQIYLPAVNTILLFGVVALVLTFKSSDALATAYGISVTGAMVVTSLMFFEFVRKRWQWSVWLALAVLAPLLLLELIFLGANLLKIHDGGYVPVLLAIAFTIIMTTWQRGSRILFAKTRRSDVPLKAFVASVEKESAHAPVRVPGTAIFLTGDPEAAPAALLHNLKHNHVLHDKNVILTIRTEDQPRVRPENRYTLTKLSDRFAVVELHFGFMETQNVTQALGYLRRTGYKFDIMSTSFYLGRRKLVPDPKSGMPGWQNRLFIALAETAADPSDYFRLPANRVVELGSHVVV, encoded by the coding sequence ATGTCTCAAATCGTCGATAAGGACGTTGCCGAGAAACCGGACGCGGATGACAAACATCAGAACAAGGGGCTTTACGCCGCGATCCTTGGTTCGATCGGTGTCGTTTATGGCGATATTGGCACCAGCCCGCTTTACGCCTTCCGCGAAGCCTTGCGGCCGATCGCCTATGATGGCGTGACGCGGGAAGAGGTCATCGGCCTGACCTCGCTGATGATCTGGGCCCTGACGATCATCGTGACGTTCAAATATATCACGCTGCTGCTGCGCGCCGACAATGACGGCGAAGGCGGCACGCTGTCGCTGCTGGCGCTGTTGATGAAGACGGCAGGCACCCATCGCGGCGTTCTCATCGTGCTCGGCCTCATAGGCGCCGCCCTGTTCCTGGGCGACGCGATGATCACGCCGGCGCTGTCGGTGCTCTCGGCGGTGGAAGGTCTGAAGCTCGTCACGCCGGCCATGGACGACTTTATTATTCCGATTTCCGTCTGCATTCTCATCGGCCTCTTCGCCATCCAGTCGCACGGCACGGGAACGGTGGCGAAATTCTTCGGGCCGATCACGGCGGTCTGGTTCCTCGTTATGGGTCTCGCCGGCCTCATTCATATCGCCGATGATTTCGGCATTCTCTTTGCCTTCAACCCGTGGCATGCGGTGGAGTTTCTGGCCAATGAAGGCTTTTATGGCATCGTCGTGCTCGGCGCGGTCTTCCTGACGATCACCGGTGCCGAAGCCCTTTATGCCGATCTTGGCCATTTCGGCCGCCGCCCCATCCAGTGGGCATGGTTCTGTCTGGTTTTCCCGGCTTTGACGCTGAATTATCTAGGCCAAGGGGCGCTGGTGCTCAAAGACCCGGCGGCGATGTCCAATCCGTTTTATCTGATGTTTCCGCAATGGGCGATCCTGCCGGCCGTCATTCTGGCCACCGCCGCCACCATCATTGCCAGCCAGGCGGTCATCACAGGCGCGTTTTCGCTGGTGCGTCAGGCCATCCATCTCGGCTACCTGCCGCGCATGGAGATCCTCTTCACGTCTGAAACCAATACCGGGCAGATCTATCTGCCGGCCGTCAACACCATCCTGCTGTTCGGCGTCGTCGCTTTGGTGCTCACCTTCAAGAGTTCCGATGCGCTGGCCACCGCCTATGGTATTTCCGTCACCGGCGCGATGGTCGTCACCAGCCTGATGTTCTTTGAATTCGTGCGCAAACGCTGGCAATGGTCGGTCTGGCTGGCGCTTGCCGTTCTGGCACCGCTTTTGCTGCTGGAGCTGATCTTCCTTGGTGCGAACCTGCTGAAGATCCATGATGGCGGCTACGTGCCGGTGCTGCTGGCGATCGCCTTCACCATCATCATGACCACCTGGCAGCGTGGCTCGAGAATCCTGTTCGCCAAGACCCGCCGCAGCGACGTGCCGCTGAAGGCTTTCGTCGCCTCGGTGGAAAAGGAAAGCGCCCATGCGCCGGTGCGGGTGCCCGGCACGGCGATTTTCCTCACCGGCGATCCGGAGGCAGCGCCAGCGGCCCTGCTGCACAATCTCAAGCATAACCACGTCCTGCATGACAAGAACGTCATCCTGACGATCCGGACCGAGGATCAACCGCGCGTTCGCCCGGAAAACAGGTACACGCTGACGAAACTCAGTGACCGTTTCGCGGTGGTGGAACTGCATTTCGGCTTCATGGAAACTCAGAACGTCACCCAGGCGCTGGGTTATCTGAGACGCACCGGCTACAAGTTCGACATCATGTCGACCTCATTTTACCTTGGCCGCCGCAAGCTGGTGCCGGATCCGAAGTCCGGCATGCCGGGCTGGCAGAACCGCCTGTTCATCGCCCTTGCCGAAACTGCCGCCGACCCGTCGGACTATTTCCGCCTTCCGGCCAACCGCGTGGTGGAACTGGGTTCTCACGTCGTCGTGTGA
- a CDS encoding cell wall hydrolase, with the protein MRRRSSASLQAWTSRWASPVVFGLAAWLVFPSLAARADLASLLAGLDNGGEQWRMVLTASPAGSVHNASLTFNDAAGEAALHGSGMTLPNGSKVAFVTNKKGEATTPDSERVNRAAKKGRIVATEIMQPPKAFTAGSVLQRTSMLDIEPLKRKDRTAFVKPKRGKDVELASFYFRRDEKKVDKSVSPMLAELITNRTPDILATAYAPAAPDFARESPFDAILKKPEAGRFVPQISPEDHAWAATPLPAEVFSAAEQQCLASGIYFEARGESVKGQAAVAQVILNRVRNPAYPKTICGVVYQNKDWRNRCQFSFACDNIKDRVNSERHWKMAREVAMATTAGKIWLNEVGSATHYHAVYVRPAWGKSMKKVGRIGLHVFYRTYGGGWS; encoded by the coding sequence ATGCGTCGTCGGTCCTCCGCGTCCCTTCAGGCATGGACCTCCAGATGGGCCTCACCCGTCGTCTTCGGCCTTGCCGCCTGGCTCGTCTTTCCTTCTCTTGCCGCGCGTGCGGATCTGGCCTCGCTCTTGGCCGGGTTGGACAATGGCGGCGAACAATGGCGCATGGTGCTGACGGCCTCTCCGGCGGGTTCGGTGCACAATGCCTCGCTCACTTTTAATGATGCGGCAGGCGAGGCGGCGCTGCATGGCAGCGGCATGACCCTGCCGAATGGCAGCAAGGTCGCCTTCGTCACCAACAAGAAGGGCGAGGCCACGACGCCGGACAGCGAGCGTGTCAACCGCGCCGCCAAGAAGGGCCGCATCGTCGCCACCGAAATCATGCAGCCGCCAAAGGCTTTCACCGCCGGCTCCGTCCTTCAACGCACCAGCATGCTGGATATAGAGCCGCTGAAGCGCAAGGACCGCACGGCTTTCGTGAAGCCGAAGCGCGGCAAGGATGTTGAACTCGCCTCCTTCTATTTCCGCCGCGATGAAAAGAAGGTGGACAAGAGTGTGTCGCCCATGCTGGCGGAACTCATCACCAACCGTACCCCGGATATTCTCGCCACGGCCTACGCGCCGGCCGCACCTGACTTTGCCCGCGAATCGCCCTTCGACGCCATTCTCAAAAAACCGGAGGCTGGCCGCTTCGTGCCGCAGATCAGCCCGGAAGACCATGCCTGGGCGGCGACCCCGCTGCCGGCCGAGGTGTTTTCCGCAGCCGAACAGCAGTGCCTGGCATCCGGCATCTACTTCGAAGCGCGCGGAGAATCGGTCAAGGGACAGGCAGCGGTGGCGCAGGTCATCCTCAACCGCGTGCGTAACCCGGCCTATCCGAAAACCATCTGCGGCGTGGTCTATCAGAATAAGGACTGGCGCAACCGCTGCCAGTTTTCCTTTGCCTGCGACAATATCAAGGACCGCGTGAATTCCGAACGCCATTGGAAAATGGCGCGCGAAGTGGCCATGGCCACCACCGCCGGCAAGATCTGGCTGAACGAGGTGGGTTCCGCTACGCATTATCACGCCGTTTATGTTCGCCCCGCCTGGGGCAAGTCCATGAAGAAGGTTGGCCGCATCGGTCTGCACGTGTTTTACCGTACCTATGGTGGCGGCTGGAGCTGA
- a CDS encoding AtpZ/AtpI family protein, with product MTGNRDDSLDERRKRLADELAKVKAEDEAEVRAETNAAENRKGFAMAVKLSSEFISAIVVGAMLGYLLDYFAGTTPWGMIVLLLLGFCAGVLNVLRSTGAVAKPPLLEKADRRDEGGKDGV from the coding sequence ATGACTGGCAACCGTGACGATAGTCTGGACGAGCGTCGCAAACGCCTTGCTGATGAGTTGGCAAAGGTGAAAGCGGAGGATGAGGCGGAAGTGAGGGCGGAGACCAACGCTGCGGAAAACCGGAAAGGTTTTGCGATGGCGGTCAAGCTCTCATCGGAGTTCATTTCGGCCATCGTGGTCGGCGCTATGCTGGGTTATCTTCTGGACTATTTTGCCGGCACGACGCCGTGGGGGATGATCGTTCTTCTCCTTCTCGGTTTCTGCGCAGGCGTATTGAATGTGTTGCGCTCGACGGGCGCGGTGGCCAAGCCGCCGTTGCTGGAGAAGGCGGACAGGCGAGACGAGGGTGGAAAAGACGGCGTTTAA
- a CDS encoding F0F1 ATP synthase subunit A: protein MANDPTHQFLVQPIIPIEIGGVDFSFTNASLFMVATVAAASGFLYFATSNRGLIPTRMQSVAEMSYEFIASMLREGAGKKGMVFFPFVFSLFMFVLTANLLGMFPYFFTVTSQIIVTFALACLVIGTVVVYGFYKHGLHFFGIFAPSGVPKALLPLVASIEMISFLSRPISLSVRLFANMLAGHITLKVFAGFVASMGALGALGIGGAVLPLIMTVAMTALEFLVAFLQAYVFAVLTCMYLNDAVHGGH from the coding sequence GTGGCAAACGATCCGACCCATCAGTTCTTGGTGCAGCCGATCATTCCGATCGAAATTGGCGGCGTCGATTTTTCCTTCACCAATGCGTCGCTTTTCATGGTTGCGACCGTGGCCGCCGCTTCCGGTTTCCTTTATTTCGCAACGTCGAACCGCGGTCTGATCCCGACCCGCATGCAGTCCGTTGCGGAAATGTCCTATGAATTCATCGCCTCCATGCTGCGCGAAGGCGCCGGCAAAAAGGGCATGGTGTTCTTCCCCTTCGTCTTTTCGCTGTTCATGTTCGTGCTGACGGCAAACCTTCTCGGCATGTTCCCGTATTTCTTCACGGTCACCAGCCAGATCATCGTCACCTTCGCGCTTGCCTGCCTCGTCATCGGCACGGTCGTCGTTTACGGTTTCTACAAGCACGGTCTGCATTTCTTCGGCATCTTTGCCCCCTCGGGCGTGCCCAAGGCGCTTTTGCCGCTTGTGGCGTCGATTGAAATGATCTCGTTCCTGTCGCGTCCGATCAGCCTTTCCGTTCGTCTCTTTGCGAACATGCTGGCCGGCCACATCACGCTCAAGGTTTTCGCAGGCTTCGTCGCCTCCATGGGCGCGCTCGGCGCGCTTGGCATCGGTGGCGCCGTTCTGCCTCTCATCATGACGGTCGCAATGACCGCTCTCGAATTTCTCGTTGCCTTCCTGCAGGCTTATGTGTTCGCGGTACTGACTTGCATGTACCTGAACGACGCCGTGCATGGTGGTCACTGA
- a CDS encoding F0F1 ATP synthase subunit C, with translation MEAEAAKYIGAGLACLGMAGTSLALGRIFGDYLSGALRNPSAADSQFGRLVFGFAVTEALGIFSLLVALLLLFAV, from the coding sequence ATGGAAGCGGAAGCAGCAAAGTACATCGGCGCAGGTCTCGCATGCCTCGGCATGGCTGGTACGTCCCTCGCACTCGGCCGTATCTTCGGTGATTACCTGTCCGGCGCACTGCGCAACCCCTCTGCTGCCGACAGCCAGTTCGGCCGTCTGGTATTCGGCTTCGCCGTTACGGAAGCTCTGGGCATCTTCTCGCTGCTCGTTGCTCTCCTTCTCCTGTTCGCTGTCTGA